TACATCCTTGAAGAACCATAGAGTCAACAAAAAAAatacaggtggagaagacacttctgttggctttggcaacatttgtggccaaacagggggataAGTAATAATGTCACCCGaaaacaacaagaatggtggttgtgtgtgatcaacaattctaatttgcttatttttgtgttgatctgtctgtgcttgtgctactcttgtggctGTCTATTTTTGTCtaagcactgtgtgcatactggtgatgtatgcTGTATGTTTTGTATTAGCTTGCTttattgtgttttggttatcTTGTGTCCAGTGTAAGTttttctctggtatggtgtgacaggttgttttagccaaaaatttgccaaagggggagattgaaggtgttttcatgttggatgcattattggtaaaacatacccgGTGTATATTCTTTTATGCAGATTgtatatgtgtgaagctaatacagtttttgtagtgaatgtcatgatcgatgtcatgacatctgtgtATGACAATAGGAGCTGTTGttgtttattaaatgtgtttccaAATTTATCctaattatcagtttaggaaacattttattgagtgctgcatatttcgtccagaaaatcctgctgacagcacattttgtaacagacagttggcgtgtgaattaagttaactttgttaaccctaatgtgtttcttaaaaagcccacggcccaagactgcatataaaaaggatTGCAATCCTAGTTTGGAACGCAgacaaaagattttattttgtgaagaactattgttctgtaactgtctcgtgtgatccaagctatcatctttgatgattgcgttggaattagtttgtgtttgtgtaatgtcactctaagcttttaagcacgtgtgtgtgtctcttgattgaagcttttaagcagatcaaggtgtgtttttgaagagtgtcttctatttGTAATAGTTTAagtgtttatgtgtaatcactgttgtgattgagggagagtgaaatggagatattccatatctaggtcgaacctaggtagaagggtcattgggtagtgattaagtgagaagttgtaaacgggggagtttagctttgaattgatactactgatagtagacttcatccctggcttggtagcccccagagtaggttgtttgaactgaactgggtaaacaattatgtgtgttctttactgtttttatgctgttttgttattactgtctgtgctgcgtaattgtggatgtcataacatccagtttgacatcgagcgcgtgttactagaattttcattaAGTAAAAAAATGAGTCGTAGCTTAGTATGACTCGATGTCACTTATATATAAGCACGATGTCCGAATTCAGTGTGGAGTCTCCTAGCGGGAGTTCACCTGTTCGTCAATAGAGCTTTAAATTGGGTCTTCATCTATGTAACACCGACATCTTTGAAAAAAGGTGTGTCCGTGTCGATATCGGATGCTACACCAACACTTAtaattacgtttaatttatttattttttaaattattatcggTGTCGCTGTGTCAGTGTTGGAATCGTCTTCAAGGTGTCTTTTTTTCATAGGTCTTCGTATTTGGCTGGTCTTATTAGTCTATTTGAGATGCCCGGAAAATTTTATATCGATGATGACAACAACACACGTGGATTGTGTTCTGCAGTAGTAAAAGACAGAATCACAGTAGAAGCGGGCAAATCCTTAAGGccctgtttggtaaaattagcggatGAGGTGATAAGTTAGCTTATAGCCGATGGTTGATAGCTTGTGACTGATggttgatgactgatagcttatagttgATGAGTGATGACtaatagctgataagctaattaaagtgtttggtaaaattagtggTTTAACTAGCTgctaaatgtaaaatgacataaaaagacatttattaattaataactaaatgcaaatttaaaataattaaaatttataagagtATTAATGaaaaaatgataaactataagctataaactaaaacgctatttaaaatagcgtccgaaaaataaactataaactagtaaaataaactataaactcgTGATGAAAATATTGTTATCAAACATGTCTTTTATGATCGTACGaacttataagttataagctcaaAATTACTTGTCAAATAGAGTCTATGTCCTCCATATAATGTGAACTGTAGTCCTTCGAGCATGTTAGTTTTTCCTATTTTACGAGAAGAGAAGGACTAACTTGCAATTAAATACTACctctggtcctatttataagaaaaaatttcatttttagatacattgaataaataatgtatctagacaATATGTTGtttagatacattatttattcaatatatctaaaaagaaaatcttttcttataaatgggacccgAGGGAGTAACATTTACCACATACTAGTACATGAATGACCACCTCTATATAATTTATTGGGAGAAAGACACACACTTGAAAGAGAAGTTGACTATGTCTATAGGCCCGTTATTATTTTCTAGTTTCGAAAAGTCAGTGGTAGTTACATTATGGTTGATGTATTTGTCGGCAATAGACTTATCATATCCacttaactattttttttaatttattcaattcaattcaaccaATCAACCCCCTATTACTCCATCACTCATTTCAGATTCAGACTCACAGTAATACTCACACACAACACACTCTCTTTAACATGGACGGTCTCATCAAGGGCTTGATCGACGTAACTCTCGGCGGCAACAACAACGATCGCGATCAAGATAACAACGACGATGATCGTCAATCACGAGACGAACGATCCAGATCCTCTTGGGCGGAGGTCGTTTCCGGAGATCAGGATTCCGATCACCGTCCTCAGCCTCAGGTTAGTTAATCTGCAATTCCGATCCGTTCTCGATCTAGTTTTACTACCACAATTACGTGATtgcgatttgaatttttttttggtaGAAGCAGGAGGAGTGGCAATCCGAAGATTCTAGAATATCCGGTAGACCTCACCACTACAAGGTTCTTTTCTCTCACATTTTCCGTTCATTCCTATATATTCTGATTCTCATTCTCAATTTTATCAAAAACAATTAATCTTGATcgttaattattatattattattacagaAGGATGAAGTAGAACCATGGCAAAACGATAGTAACCGTCAAAGGCCAAATAAGGTgaatttttttatctatttttcaaTTGAGCCACTGTCACCAGAGGTTTTAAATAACTTTCCGACCGCGTAAAGGCTTTTGCGATTTCGGTCTGTATAGGTGTTGCGACGCTGATTGTAGTCGCGAAGGTCTGAATTAACCACAAGTTGCTCTTTTTCACAAAAATAGTGAATTTTTGTGGTACGGTAACggaccgttttttaaaaccttgtCACAGTGAGATTGGTTCCACGGATTAGTCTATACTTGGGTAAAATATTGAGTTTTCAAACAAAAGTTTAAATGTATCGTTGATGTAATATATGCAACTCTGTATACTGCATTGTTTTTCAGGAGCAGGAGTGGGAATCTGAAAGGTTCAATTCTTCCAATAGACTGAACAAGGTTCTTAATTTTAGTTAAACAGATAGCAAATTTTACGCCTTTGTGTTTCTTTATTGTCCTTGACGGATATATATGGCTGCATCTTATTTtagttttcaagtttttgatTTATGTATTCAAGAGATTATTACCACTTAGTGTGTGTTTGGGTGTTTGATTAACTTTAACAAATGTTAGTTTGAATTATATTTTGTGAAACTGATTTTGTTAATATTGAGTTTAAAGTGATTTAATCTATGTTTGGATGTATCTTTtctaaaaacaatttaaaactTAATGTTATGTTTTTTAAGCTAAGGAAAAAACCACTATTCACTTTTAGTTGAATAGAAATTTGGAAATAAAATCAGTTTGTGTTCAATCAAGGCGACTCTATTGCTCAACCATCATAGTAACAGATCAATCATAATAAAACTTAACAGTTTGTTGTATGTTGTTAATTGGAGTTGATGTGGCATGAGAGACAATTTTTGATGCTGCACTCTAATGGTCTTGCTGGTTGGTTCATTTATATAGGGTTATGATCCTACCAATTTATTGTTTGCTGGTTAATGCTCTCATTTTGACACTCGCCCCGATCGAAAATTCTCTCTAATGCATAATTTATAAGATTGTCTTCGGAGAAAATTTTAtgaagaaataaatatttatatacaagATAAATGGTCTACTGAAAATTAGGTTTCATGAGGGCACGACAATGTTTTCAAATATGCATTGATCaatctatttttcttcttttaatgaGAAGAAGTATGTAATGTGCACACTTTTTAATTTTGCAGTCAGATGAAGATAATAACGATGGATGGCAGACTGTTGGCAAACCTTCAAGACAGACACACAAGGTTTGTAATTTCATTCAATTAAAATGTGTTAATACTGTTACAAGGGTATCTTCTACAAACTTTACTTATGTTTGCTTTATTGTGGAATGTGTTCTGTAATCAGTTCTCAGCTTTTTATGCTGCATCACATTCTGAATCTGAATGATGGATTTTACCAACTTGATGTAGGTTCCAAAGGATAACTGGAACAGCTATAAACTTCCTTCTGATGAGCAACAATACTCCAATGAAGTTGAGGTTGGTGCTAGAGTAGAGCCCTCAGAAGATGAACTCGCTGATCTATCAAGAGCTTGTGAAAAACTCTGGGAACTGGATTTAAATCGTTTGGTACCTGGCAAAGACTATGAAATCGACTGTGGTGAAGGGAAAAAAGTTTACCAAAAGGATGATATGGCGCAGGGGAGCTTGTTTACATGGGTTAGTGATGATGTATTCCGAAAGCCTACTTATGCTCGATTTCTTTCACTCTTAGATAATTACAATCCACATCAAGGATCTAAGGAGGTTGTCACATCTGAAGAGAAACAAGAGCAAGCTTCTTTCATAGAGGAAATTAGTAGAACAGCACCGATTAAGTATCTTCACAAGTTTCTtgcatccaaaggaatcacatcagGGAGTTCCCAAGATTTCAAAAGATTGTTGACCAGTTTGTGGTTTGATCTTTATAGCCGATGTGGAACTTCTGGTTCCTCTTCTGCTTTTGAACATGTTTTTGTTGGAGAAATCAAACAAAGCAGTGAAGTTTCTGGATTTCATAACTGGCTGCAGGTATGACCTCTTATTTTTCTGTAAAAGACATTAATTTCCCCTCAATTACACATACCTCCCTTCTATGATGTAAAAGTCAAGGGGGTACATGTGTCATTTAAGCATACTTTAGGGGAAGTAAGTGCAACTTAGCAACTTTCCTTCCAGTGATGTTCTacttatatttattttgattcttCAATTTATAATTTTGATTTCATTAGTCACTATGTGAATTATTGACTCATCTGTTGATATGTTTTGGCAGTTTTACCATGAAGAAGCAAAGGGAACAGTTGATTATCAAGGCTATATTTTTCCCCGTCGACGTGGTGAAACTGTGAGTGATCGTTACATTTTTGTGTACTAAAAATAAATATAGGAAAGTAATATACTTCATACGAGCTAAACGTCAGATAAAGTTTAAAGTATTTCAACAAATTTATTTTCCTGTAACATCGATAGCCTTTGTAAATTTTCATTCATAATCTCATTTCATTACATGTAACTCTTTTAGGTAGTTCTTGTTTGCTATTATGTTTGTGTACTGTAGCTACATTATTTTTAATGTTGTTTGCTATGTAACTTGCAGCCTGACTCTGAAACCCAGCTTCTGACACTTCAATTTGAATGGAATGGTGTTCTGAAATCTGTATCAAGCACTTTGGTTGGAGTGAGCCCTGAATTTGAAATTGCTTTGTATACCCTGTGTTTCTTCGCTGGTCAAGAAAATAACCACATTCAGCTTGGTCCATATGCAGTCAACATCAAGTGCTATCATTTAGGCAATCAAATTGGATCTGTTTTCCCCATTGCAGATTCATGAATGTTCAATTGCAAGCAATGATGGTAGTGTTTTCCCCCCTTTGAAATCATGTCTTATTCATATTTGGTGTACCTTGTAGCTCATAGCTGTAAAAGCAACAATACCAGATAGATCTACTAGTACATGGTAAAACAGTACTGAGGGGAGTATACATGGTAAAACAGTATTGAGGGGAGTATACATTTGATacgtttttatttttatctttgatgGTTTGCGATTTTTTGGTAATTCAGAACCACAATCCATATATGTTATTGTGTATTATTGTTAAAAATGTTCGAGTTTGCTGGCCTGAGTAATCTTAGTGCGAGATAAATATATATAGCTATTTGAAAAGTGTTCTAATTCTCAGATATCTAGTTCATCATGCATAGTTACTGAATTCATTCGCATTAGCCATCTAATTTTTGAAAAAACACTCACTTTCTTGATTAGAACTGTAGAAACATCTGCCATAACCTCCCCTCAAATATTTGATTTGCAATTTACTTCAAAGGTGTTGAACCTTTATTAGGAATTGTGTTTAAATAACTTGCACATAACTAGAGCTTTGCTTTTTCAATTCGTTACAGGTGTGGTGTGTATTTTTAAGCAAGCCAAACCATTATTTGGAGATTCAAATTCAATGTGCTGTACAAATCTTTTAGATCAGCTGTGTGTACCGCAACTATCATATGATGCGTTAGTTTAGTTGGTATAATGTAAGACTTTGAATTTGTGTTTTATGGTTCAAATCATAGTCAtatcattatattattattagagGAGTAAAAAAATTCCAGCCCTAACAATTAAGTCTTTATATGTCCCTTTTTTCTAGGCCTTTTACCGAtgaatatttttttctccatATTTCAAAgccttttaatatttttgttttttatgggACCTAAGTTAGGGTCCCAAAATATAATTTGTTTGAAactaaatgatttgaaaattaaacgatttttttaaaaaatataaaaagtcgacTTTCTGAAACATGAATTTTTTATCGAAAGTATTAAAAGTCGACTTTTtaagaaaaaattgattttttgtcgaaaaaatataaaaaatcgaccttttaaaaaattaaaccgATTTTTTGTCGAAAATCAAAAGTCAATTTTTAACGGTAAAAAAAcgattttttttcgaaaatataaaaaaatcaatttttcctaaaatataaaaagtcgattttttcaaaaaaaaaatcgattttttgtcgaaaatataaaaaattgactttttcggcaaaaactcaatttttggcaaaaataccaaaagtcgattttattgaaaaaaatccaagtttttctcaaaaatataaaaagttataTGAAacgttgacttttaaaaaaaatgattttttgtcgaaaatgtaaaaaaatcaaattttttgaaaatttttgaaTTTTGTCGAAAATATAAAACATCGACTTTTCCGAAAAATAACTGATTTTTTGCCGGAAATATAAAAAGTcggtttttctggaaaaaacttgatttttgttaaaaatataaaaCGTCGACTTTTccgaaaaaaacattttttgtcGAAAATCTAAAAAGTCGGCTATTTTGAGAAAAATTTGTTTTTtgtcgaaaatataaaaaatcgacttttttcgagaaaaaaataattttttgtcaaaaatataaaaagtcgacttttccggaaaaaattgattttttttgtcgAAAATATGGAAAGTTGACTTTTTCGAGAAAAAGTTAATTTTTTGTCGAAAATGTAAAAGTCAATTTTTTCGAGAAAAAACCGATTTTTTATcgaaaaaagtattttttttttgtaagtatAAAAAATtcgaatcttccaaaataaaaaaatggtttttttttcaaaaataaaaaaatcaatttttttattaaaaacaaaaaagttatttttttataaaaaatattttgtgaaaAAGTGTGGGCCTTGAGGCCTTACTTAAATTTTTTGGGCCTTTGTTTTAGGACCCTATTTATTTTTGGGACATTTAAAAATTTAGGCCACTTATATTTTAAGGGCCTTAATATTAGACCATATCCCTTTAAATTGACAGCTCTAACTATTACTAAAAAAACAATCTAAACATAAAACTAAATAAGTT
This genomic stretch from Vicia villosa cultivar HV-30 ecotype Madison, WI unplaced genomic scaffold, Vvil1.0 ctg.000455F_1_1, whole genome shotgun sequence harbors:
- the LOC131628436 gene encoding uncharacterized protein LOC131628436 isoform X2; its protein translation is MDGLIKGLIDVTLGGNNNDRDQDNNDDDRQSRDERSRSSWAEVVSGDQDSDHRPQPQEEWQSEDSRISGRPHHYKKDEVEPWQNDSNRQRPNKEQEWESERFNSSNRLNKSDEDNNDGWQTVGKPSRQTHKVPKDNWNSYKLPSDEQQYSNEVEVGARVEPSEDELADLSRACEKLWELDLNRLVPGKDYEIDCGEGKKVYQKDDMAQGSLFTWVSDDVFRKPTYARFLSLLDNYNPHQGSKEVVTSEEKQEQASFIEEISRTAPIKYLHKFLASKGITSGSSQDFKRLLTSLWFDLYSRCGTSGSSSAFEHVFVGEIKQSSEVSGFHNWLQFYHEEAKGTVDYQGYIFPRRRGETPDSETQLLTLQFEWNGVLKSVSSTLVGVSPEFEIALYTLCFFAGQENNHIQLGPYAVNIKCYHLGNQIGSVFPIADS
- the LOC131628436 gene encoding uncharacterized protein LOC131628436 isoform X1 is translated as MDGLIKGLIDVTLGGNNNDRDQDNNDDDRQSRDERSRSSWAEVVSGDQDSDHRPQPQKQEEWQSEDSRISGRPHHYKKDEVEPWQNDSNRQRPNKEQEWESERFNSSNRLNKSDEDNNDGWQTVGKPSRQTHKVPKDNWNSYKLPSDEQQYSNEVEVGARVEPSEDELADLSRACEKLWELDLNRLVPGKDYEIDCGEGKKVYQKDDMAQGSLFTWVSDDVFRKPTYARFLSLLDNYNPHQGSKEVVTSEEKQEQASFIEEISRTAPIKYLHKFLASKGITSGSSQDFKRLLTSLWFDLYSRCGTSGSSSAFEHVFVGEIKQSSEVSGFHNWLQFYHEEAKGTVDYQGYIFPRRRGETPDSETQLLTLQFEWNGVLKSVSSTLVGVSPEFEIALYTLCFFAGQENNHIQLGPYAVNIKCYHLGNQIGSVFPIADS